A region of the Kribbella sp. NBC_01245 genome:
CCCATCACCGCTCCGGTCACCCCGGTTCCCCCGGTCGCCGAGGACCCGCTGCAGCCGACGTGGAAGTCCGTGCCCGAGCCGCCGGTCTACCACCAGCCCACGTACCAGCAGTCCACGTACGACGAGCCGGTCTACGAGACGCCGACCTACGAGGCGCCCCGGTATGACGAGCCGACGTACGAGACGCCGACGTACGAGCCGCCCGCGCTGAGCGTCGTACCGCCGTTGCCGCCCGAGACCTATCGCGGCGACTACAGCTCCGCCGCCGAGCCGCTCGAGTCGACCTACCTGCCGCCCTCGCGCCCGATCCCGACGCCCGACCCGATCGAAACTCCGGTACGACGCTCCGCCCCCGGGCGCCGCGCAGCCGCCGTGGCGGTCGACAGCCCGTCCTCGCTAACGCCTGCGGCCGAGCCCGAGCCGACTTACGAGGCGCCGACGTACGGCGAGCCGAGCTACCCGGCGACGAGCTACGGGGAGTCGACGTATCGCGAGCCGTTGGAGCAGGCGCCGCTGCTGTCCGGCCCGCCGCCCGCGCCGGTGCTCGAGGACGACTACTTAACGCCTTCGCAGCCGCTTCCGCCGGTTCCGCCCGTTGTGCCGGCCTACGAGCCCGAGCCGACCTACACGCCGTCCTACTCGGCTGAGACGTACTCGTACGGTTCAGAGGCGAGCGGTAGCTCCTACGACAGCTACGAGTCCTACGGTTCTGGTTCTTCTTACTCGTCTTCGGCCTACGAGAGTGACTACAGCGACTACTCGTCGTCGTACTCGCCTGAGCCCGCAGAGCCGGTTGCCCCGCCCGCGAAGGCTGAGCCGACGGCACCCCCGCCGCCGGAGAAGCCGACGACGCCGCGGGTGCACCCACGACGTCGCTGGGCCTAGTTAGTTCCGTCTGCCGGCAGTAGCAGGCACAAGTCGCCGAATTCGTGCCACAGGTATCCACTTTGCAGAGCCGCGTCGTAGGCCCGTTGCACCAACCGTCCGCCCGCGACGGCCTCCAGCAGCAGTAGGTGCGAGGCGTCCGGCGCGTGCATCCCGGTGATCAGTCCGCTCACCACGCGCGCCTTGCGGTCCGGCCCGAGCACGAGGTTCGTCCAGCCACTTGAAGGCCGGACGGTCCCGTCGGCGTCCGCGGCCGACTCGAGCGCGCGGACGGCCGTCGTGCCGACTGCGACGACTCTGCCGCCGTTGGCCCGGACGTGGTTCACGAGACGGGCCGTCGCCGCCGGTACGTCGTACCGCTCGGCCGTCGGTGGTTCGTGGCTCTCCAGCGAGGAAACGCCGGTATCAAGGCGAATCGGCGCTACCAGCACTCCGGACGAGACCAAACGCGTGACGAGCTCGGTGGTGAACGGCCGCCCGGCACTTGGCATCTCCGCACTGGTCGGGGTCTGCGCGAACACCGTCTGGTACGACTCGATCGGCCAGCGCGCGCCGACGTACTTGTAGGCGATCGGCCGCCCGTGCCGGCTCAGGAACTCCCGTACGTCCCCTTGCCCGGTCGCCACCTGCCACAACCGCACCCCGTCGTACGTCGCTTCGGGCCGCGGGTTGTATGGCCGGAGCAGCGTGATGCACTTGCCGGCGATTTCGACTTCGTCGCCCGCCTCGGCCGTGAGCAGGGGTGAACCCGCATCCGGCGCCGTACGCAACTCGATCACCCAGGTGCCGTCATCGAGTTCGGTCGAGAAGTGCACCACCACCGGCTCCACCCCGTGCGCCGAGAACCTGGTCCCGTCGATCGCGGCCGCCATCGTGCCCGAGGTGTTCACCACCAGTAGGTCACCCGGGCGTAGCGCGTCAGGTAACTCGTAGAACCTCTTGTGCGCAATGGCATCGCCGTCGGCTACCAGCAGCCTCACCTCGTCCCGCTGCATCCCACGAGCCTCCGGCGGTTCAGCCGCGTTCAACTCGTCAGGAAGCGTGAACCTGGTCAGCGGTTGTGCCGTCACGGTGCCACCGCCGGAACCAGCTCGGCCGCCTTGTACCGGCCACTGGCGGGCCGAGTGTCCAGTAGCTGCAAGAACCCGGGCACCGACTCCGAAGGCTCGGGCCGATCCGAAATGTCCTCATCCGGGAATGCCGCCTGGTGCATCGCCGTACGCATATCGCCCGGGTCCACCGCGTACACCCGCAGGCCCGGTTGTTCCGCCGCGAGGATGGCCGTCGCGTGGTCGAGCGCCGCCTTGGCAGAGCCGTAACCACCCCAGCCCTCGTACGGCTCGACCGCGGCGTCCGAACTGATGTCGATGATCACGCCTTCGCTCTCGCGTAGCGCCGGCAGCACCTGCTGGATCAGGGCGATCGGCGCGAACACGTCGACCTCGTAAACCCGGCGCAACTCGCTCAGGTCGTACTCGGCGAGCGTCGGCTGCGGGCTCGGCCCGAGATGGCTCGCGTTGTTCACCAACAGGTCCAGCCGGCCCAACCCGGCCACCGCGGCCGCGAGTTCGGCCCGATGCACCGGGTCGGTGACGTCCCCGGCGAGCGGGATCACCTCGGTGCTCGCGGCGAGCGCGTCAGCCGCGTCCTTCAGCGCATCGGCCCCACGGGCGTCGATCACCAGGGCCCATCCGCGGGCCGCCAAACCGTGCGCCAGCGCCAATCCCAAACCAGCCGAGGCACCCGTGATCAAGGCAACCGGCCGGACCTTCTCCACACCATTAGTCGTCGTCATGTCCGCCACCCTCATACTTCAAGCGAACTTGAAGTCAAGGCCTACCTCAACCGGCGGCGAACCCTGTGGACAAACCCTGCGATCTCGCGGCCGCGAGTTATCCACCGTTTCGGCCGAATGTGGAGTGCTCTGTGCACAATCCACGGATTTCGCAAGTTATCCACAGGTCATCCCCAACTTATCCACGGGTTTGCCAGCAGGCTGTGGATAAGTTGTCAGGCTGGCGGCAGGAGGATGCCGGGGTTCATCGTTCGAGCCGGGTCGAGGACGGCCTTCACGGCCTGCAGTGCCTCGATCGCGAGCGGGCCGATCTCAGCCTCGTACGCCGAGCGGTGGTCCGCCCCGACCGCGTGGTGGTGCGTGATGGTGCCGCCCGCCTTCGCGATCGCATCCGAGGCGGCCTGCTTGGCCTTGCCCCATTGGGCGATCGGCTCATCGGCCTGCGCGCACAACACGGTGAAGTAGAGCGAGGCGCCGGTCTCGTAAACGTGCGAGACATGGCACAGCACGATCGGCGGCGTGCCCTGATCCGACAAGGCTGTCACCAAGGCCTCCGTGACCGCGAGTTTCAACGCGGGCAAGGTCGACCAGAAGCCGGCGGTCTCGAGCGTCTCGACCAGTCCGCCCTCGTCCAGCAAGGGATCCCGCAAGTACGGCGCGTTGTAGCGCCCGACTCGCCAGGCCTCCCCAG
Encoded here:
- a CDS encoding S-adenosylmethionine:tRNA ribosyltransferase-isomerase; its protein translation is MTAQPLTRFTLPDELNAAEPPEARGMQRDEVRLLVADGDAIAHKRFYELPDALRPGDLLVVNTSGTMAAAIDGTRFSAHGVEPVVVHFSTELDDGTWVIELRTAPDAGSPLLTAEAGDEVEIAGKCITLLRPYNPRPEATYDGVRLWQVATGQGDVREFLSRHGRPIAYKYVGARWPIESYQTVFAQTPTSAEMPSAGRPFTTELVTRLVSSGVLVAPIRLDTGVSSLESHEPPTAERYDVPAATARLVNHVRANGGRVVAVGTTAVRALESAADADGTVRPSSGWTNLVLGPDRKARVVSGLITGMHAPDASHLLLLEAVAGGRLVQRAYDAALQSGYLWHEFGDLCLLLPADGTN
- a CDS encoding SDR family oxidoreductase; this translates as MTTTNGVEKVRPVALITGASAGLGLALAHGLAARGWALVIDARGADALKDAADALAASTEVIPLAGDVTDPVHRAELAAAVAGLGRLDLLVNNASHLGPSPQPTLAEYDLSELRRVYEVDVFAPIALIQQVLPALRESEGVIIDISSDAAVEPYEGWGGYGSAKAALDHATAILAAEQPGLRVYAVDPGDMRTAMHQAAFPDEDISDRPEPSESVPGFLQLLDTRPASGRYKAAELVPAVAP